The genomic region CTTAACTTCATGGGGTTGCGCGCTCATCAAAATACTGGTGATGATCCCGTTAATCGCTACTGACTTCCCACTACCCGTTGAACCGGCAATCAAAAGATGCGGCATCTTCGCTAAATCCGACATAATCACTTTACCGGAAATATCTTTCCCTAATGGCACTGCCAACGGTTTGCCTGGATGTGGTGGCTCTTGTTCGATCATCTCTCTGAAGGAAACTGTTGAGACAGTTGTATTAGGGACTTCAATCCCGACGTATGGTTTGCCTGGAATCGGTGCTTCAATCCGAATGTCTTTGGCGGCCAGTGCTAACGCTAAATCATCGGCCAAATTAACAATCTTCGACACCTTAACACCAACAGCCGGTTGGATTTCATACTTCGTAACGGCTGGTCCTAAACTTGCACTCTTAACCGTGACATCCACGCCAAACGAATCAAAGGTTTGTTTCAAGACCTGTTGATTTTTTTCAATCGCTTCGTATTCCGCACTCTGATCTGATGGTGGAATCTGCGTCAACAATTCAGGCGTTGGCATTTCATAATCCGCATCAATTTCTACAGCATGCGTTAATTCGGCAACATCCGGCACTTGTTCTGTCGGTGTTTCCGCAGTTGCTTCTGCCTCGTTAGTTGCTTGGTGCGTTGCAATTGGTTTTGGTAAATCCTTCGGTCCATTAATCTTAAAGGTGGCTGGTTCATTCACCACAACCCCCGTTTTCTCAGGCTCGCCGGTCGGTTCTGAGGTAGGCTTTTTAACCGTCTTGGTTGGCGTCGTTTTTTCGTCAACCGCAGACAACGCATTTTGCGTTTGTTCTTTGAGCGCGCTGACTTGATCGCGGCCCTTTTCAGTGGCCTTCACCAAGCCTGATTTAGTATAGCGTCCGACTTGAAATAAGCCGTGGACAAAGCGCTGACTGCTTTTAACAACCACGCTGAAGGGAATATCCATAAAAATAAACAGCCCCATGACTGTCACTAACACGGCAATGATATAGGTCCCCATCTGTGCAAACAAAAAATGCGAACCGCTATAAATCACGGCACCAACTAGGCCACCGCCGACCTCCGTCGTAACTGCCATTTTTTGGAAATCTTCAAACAATAAGCGCCAAGTAGCTGCGACAAAATGGTTATTAATCGCTTGTTGGTGCAAGATGAAAGCTGATAGCCAAATTAAAATACCAATGTAGGCTAAACTAAAACCCACCGTTTTTTGTTGCCACAATGGTGGTTGTTTGCCATAAATTAAGAGGTAAATACCGAGCATTGCAAATAGAATTGCGCCCAGGACGAATGTGTCACCAACGAATAAGCGGAAAACATTCGCAAATAGTGCGCCGATAAATCCTAATTTCAGCCCGGAGAAAAGACTAATTAAAATAAACAAAAAGCCGACAAAATTAATCGTGTAATCAGGCTGTTGCATTTTTTTCTTCTTAGTCGTCGTTTTTTTCTTACGCTTTTTCGTTTGAGTTGCCATAAAATCTCCTTACCTTACATATCTAATCCTTATTATACACGAACTTCTGTTCAGGTTAACCCATCTTTTAGGCTTTATTCAAACAAAAAAGAAGCCCAGGTCAACCGAAGTTCCCCTTAGCTTCTCTTATTTAATCATTATGCTTCTTCTGGTGTTTCATGCGCTGTAAATTGAAGTTGAATCCCTTCGTTCAAAGCAACCGCTGTTACTTGATACGTCAAGGTTTCAATGTATTCGATTAATGGTCGTGATAATTTCATCATTTCCTTTTGTCCGATTTCATCTGGTGTGCCAAAGAAATCTAACAATTGAACAACCCGTGAAATTTGACCAGATACGGCAAAGCCGCTTCCTTGTGGCATCACTTGGAATGGTGTAACGATTTGATAGATGTTACCGGCTTTTAAATCAGCTTCTTGTAAATATTCGTCGTCAGCATCAATTTTCACTAAGCTCACTTGGATATTTTGTTGTGGTTCGGCGTCCGGTGACACACGGTCAAAATGAAAAGCATCAACGCTAATGGGATCTTTTTTAGTTTGCATTAGAAACACTCCTATTTTAATTTATCGTGATCGTACAGATGA from Latilactobacillus sakei subsp. sakei DSM 20017 = JCM 1157 harbors:
- a CDS encoding FtsK/SpoIIIE family DNA translocase produces the protein MATQTKKRKKKTTTKKKKMQQPDYTINFVGFLFILISLFSGLKLGFIGALFANVFRLFVGDTFVLGAILFAMLGIYLLIYGKQPPLWQQKTVGFSLAYIGILIWLSAFILHQQAINNHFVAATWRLLFEDFQKMAVTTEVGGGLVGAVIYSGSHFLFAQMGTYIIAVLVTVMGLFIFMDIPFSVVVKSSQRFVHGLFQVGRYTKSGLVKATEKGRDQVSALKEQTQNALSAVDEKTTPTKTVKKPTSEPTGEPEKTGVVVNEPATFKINGPKDLPKPIATHQATNEAEATAETPTEQVPDVAELTHAVEIDADYEMPTPELLTQIPPSDQSAEYEAIEKNQQVLKQTFDSFGVDVTVKSASLGPAVTKYEIQPAVGVKVSKIVNLADDLALALAAKDIRIEAPIPGKPYVGIEVPNTTVSTVSFREMIEQEPPHPGKPLAVPLGKDISGKVIMSDLAKMPHLLIAGSTGSGKSVAINGIITSILMSAQPHEVKLMLIDPKMVELNVYNGIPHLLIPVVTNAKKAANALNKVVKEMERRYQLFADTGQRNMTEYNQYIQGHNEDGEIKGAALPYIVVIVDELSDLMMVASNEVESAIIRLAQMARAAGIHMIVATQRPSVDVITGLIKANIPSRIAFAVSSGIDSRTILDGSGAEKLLGRGDMLYLPIGMSKPLRVQGAFISSQDVESIVSFIKAQKTAEYDEEMIPTAADEHQETADPEDEYYQEAVELVVKQQTASVSMVQRRFRVGYNRAARLIDEMESRGIIGPSEGSKPRKVLLQEVPSEQPPTE
- a CDS encoding DUF1149 family protein gives rise to the protein MQTKKDPISVDAFHFDRVSPDAEPQQNIQVSLVKIDADDEYLQEADLKAGNIYQIVTPFQVMPQGSGFAVSGQISRVVQLLDFFGTPDEIGQKEMMKLSRPLIEYIETLTYQVTAVALNEGIQLQFTAHETPEEA